CAACCCGTGCCCGGGTTCACCAAGACTCGCCTCTGCCCACCTCTCACGCCAGTCGAGGCAGCCGAACTGTATCGTTGTATGATGCAGGATACCCTGGCCCTCGCGGCCACTATTCATACAGCTGATCATAGCCTGGCTTACACTCCTGCTGAAGCCTTCTCCTACTTTCGCAAACTTGTATCTGCCGATTTCAATCTGCTGCCGCAAACAGGGAAAAATCTGGGAGAACGGCTGGCCAATGTCTTATCCCATCATTTCGATCTGGGATACCAGCGGGTTGTCATTATGAACAGCGATGGTCCCACACTTCCACGAGATCGTATCGTGGAAGCTTTTTCCTGCCTGGACCATGCACACATTACCCTGGGAATTGGACACGACGGCGGCTATTATCTCATTGGCATGAAAAGATTTCATCACACTCTGTTCCAGGATATCTCATGGAGCACCAGCCTGGTGATACCGCAAACACTGGCAGTGTGCGCAGGACTCGGCCTGAAGGTTCACAAATTGCCCGAGTGGTATGACGTGGACGTGGAAGCAGACCTGAAAAGACTGCAGAGAGAACTGCAGCAACAGCCGTCCCTGGCGCCCCACACTGCCGCCTTTCTTCAACGTCTTCCCTCAAAGCAGGGAACCTCATGAGCCACGACTGGAGAGTATTGCCACTACGGCTATCATGGCCTCTCACGCCGAGATCCAGCCTCAGCCTGGCGTCTTCGAGAGGCAAGCATCAGTGCCAGCAGGGTCATGCTGTCTCTGATCTCTCCATGCAAGGCCATCTGCAATGCCTCTTCGAACGGAAAAATCCGCCTCTGCAAAAATTCGGTCTCATCCGGCCTGGCCTCTGCAGGCACCAGATCTTCGCCGACATAAAGATGGGCTGTTTCGTCACAGATACATTTTGATGTATAGTAGCTGCAGATGTGGGTCAACCTCCGTGCCCGAAATCCAGCTTCTTCTGCCAGTTCCCGCTGTGCCGCCTGCTCCCAGTCTTCCCCGTCGTTCACACCGCCTGTCGGCATCTCCCAGCGATGGCCCTCTTTCTGCACATATCGATACTGCCGCACTAGAAGAACATTGTCTTTGTCCACAAAAGGAAGCACGCCTACACAATCTCCAAAGACAACCACACCATAAATTGTCCGACCGCCATCAGGCAATGCTACCACGTCTTCGTGCAACCGCATCCAAGGATTTTCATAAATCAGCCTGCGAGAAAGGGTCTTCCAGGCTTTTGGTTCCATAGTAGTCTCCAATGACAATTGCAAGTCTAGAATTGAACGGCAAATACCTCAGCTTCTTGTTAGCCAATGTGCAAGCAAAGATCAACTACAAGGCAACGTTACCTGCCATTTTGATGCATTACAGGCTGAATAACAAGACACCACAATCTGACCACCGTGCAGACAATTGCCCAGTAGCCAACCAGCAGGTGTCAGCAACAAGTGAACTCTGCCACAGACTGGCAAATATTTTCTTGCCTAGTGCTGTTTCCCACTGTTATTCTCCTCTAGCTTGCTTTTTGCCTGATCTGATACCGCGAGACTTGGACCACAGGGAAATGACCGGCGCTTGCAGCCTGCCATCACGGACTCGCCAGCAAGTGGGTGCACAGTTCTTGCAGTGAAAGGCATTGTCAACGGACTGTGCATCACATGGCAGGCGTTTAGGCTGGCAGACTATAGCGTACTTTCTGGAGGAAACAATGAGAGTTTATGAATTCATGACCACAAAAGTTCAATACATAGGATCAGAGCGTAGTGTATACGAGGCCATAGAGCGCATGGTGGACAGAAGAATTCGTTCACTTGTGGTGCAGTTCGACGAGAAGAATTTTGACTATGGTGTGGTAACAGCCAGAGACATCGTAGGCAAGGTGCTTGCCCAGGAGAGAAACCCGAAAACAGTAAAGATTGGTCAAATTGCCTCCAAGCCGCTCGTATGCATTCACAAAGACATGGTGCTGGACGATGCTGCTACGCTCATGGAAAAATCGAGAGTTGCCCGGGTTTTTGTCTGTGATGATCGTAAAATCATTGGAGTTGTTTCCATGAT
The DNA window shown above is from Deltaproteobacteria bacterium and carries:
- a CDS encoding TIGR04282 family arsenosugar biosynthesis glycosyltransferase; translation: MEDVLIVVAKQPVPGFTKTRLCPPLTPVEAAELYRCMMQDTLALAATIHTADHSLAYTPAEAFSYFRKLVSADFNLLPQTGKNLGERLANVLSHHFDLGYQRVVIMNSDGPTLPRDRIVEAFSCLDHAHITLGIGHDGGYYLIGMKRFHHTLFQDISWSTSLVIPQTLAVCAGLGLKVHKLPEWYDVDVEADLKRLQRELQQQPSLAPHTAAFLQRLPSKQGTS
- a CDS encoding NUDIX hydrolase, with product MEPKAWKTLSRRLIYENPWMRLHEDVVALPDGGRTIYGVVVFGDCVGVLPFVDKDNVLLVRQYRYVQKEGHRWEMPTGGVNDGEDWEQAAQRELAEEAGFRARRLTHICSYYTSKCICDETAHLYVGEDLVPAEARPDETEFLQRRIFPFEEALQMALHGEIRDSMTLLALMLASRRRQAEAGSRRERP
- a CDS encoding CBS domain-containing protein produces the protein MRVYEFMTTKVQYIGSERSVYEAIERMVDRRIRSLVVQFDEKNFDYGVVTARDIVGKVLAQERNPKTVKIGQIASKPLVCIHKDMVLDDAATLMEKSRVARVFVCDDRKIIGVVSMMDIMAAALIMRARGNDVS